Part of the Acidimicrobiales bacterium genome is shown below.
CAGGCCGACCTGCGTCGCGCCCGACAGGTCGAGGTGGACCTCGACCTCCTCGACCACCGGCGCCAGCCACCGCTCGAGCAGGCGGGTGTCGTCGGAGAACGGCAGGTTCAGGCCCCCGCCGACGATCGAGAGGCCGGCCAGCACCACGAGGGGCACGGCCATCGTCCACGGCGCCTCGTGGGGGTGCAGCTCGCCGTGGGCGCCCTCGCCGTGGGTGGCGTGCTGGGCCGGCTCGTCGCCGTGGCGGGCGGCGGCCGCCTCGCCCTGCACGCCGGCCGGCTCCTCCCCCTCGGCCCGCTGCCAGCGGGGGTCGCCGAAGAACACGAGGTAGACCTGCCGGCTCATGTAGAACGCGGTCAGCAGCGCGGTCACGAGGCCGACGACCCAGAGCAGCGGGCTCTTCTGCCAGGCGTAGGAGAGGATCTCGTCCTTCGACCAGAACCCGGCGAAGGGCGGCACCCCGGCGATGGCCAGCCAGCCGACGATGAACGTCGCCGCGGTGACCGGCAGGAACCGCCGCAGCCCGCCCATCCGCCGCATGTCCTGCTCGTCGTGCATCCCGTGGATCACCGAGCCGGCCCCGAGGAACAGCAGGGCCTTGAAGAAGGCGTGGGTGACCATGTGGAACACGGCGGCCACGTAGGCGCCGCTGCCGACGGCGAGGAACATGTAGCCGAGCTGGCTGATCGTGGAGTAGGCGAGGACCCGCTTGATGTCGTTCTGGGCGACGGCGATCGTCGCCGCGAACAGGGCGGTGAGCACGCCGACGACGGCGATCAGGGTCGGCACCCAGTCGTAGGCGGCCTCGAGCAGGGGCGCCACCCTGACCATGAGGTACACGCCGGCGGTCACCATCGTCGCCGCGTGGATCAGGGCCGACACCGGCGTCGGGCCGGCCATGGCGTCGGGCAGCCACACGTACAGCGGCAGCTGGGCCGACTTGCCGCAGGCCCCGGCGAACAGCAGCAGGGCGACGGCCGTCACCGTCGAGGCGGCCATGGCCGGGGCGGCCTCGAGCAGCACGCCGTAGCTCAGGCTGCCGACGGCCTGGAACACGAGGAACATGGCCAGCATGAAGCCGACGTCGCCCACCCGGTTGGTGACGAAGGCCTTCTTGCCGGCCGAGGCGTTGGCCGTCGAGGTGAACCAGAACGAGATCAGGAAGTACGAGCAGGCGCCCACGCCCTCCCAGCCGAGGAACGTGAGCAGCAGGTTCTCCCCGAGCACGAGCAGCAGCATCGAGAAGGCGAACAGGTTCAGGTAGGTGAAGAACGCCGGATAGCGGGCGTCGCCGTGCATGTAGCCGACCGAGTACAGGTGGATCAGGGTCCCGACCCCGGTGACGAACAGCGCCATCGTCAGCGACAGCGGGTCGAGGAGCAAGGACGCGTCCACGTGCAGGCCGCCGGCCGGCAGCCAGGTGAAGGCCAGGTCCACGACGTGGCGCTCCTCGCCCGGCCGGTCGAGCAGGCCGGCCACGACCAGCACGGTCACCACGAACGAGGCGCCGAGGGCGAGGGTCGCCACCCACCCGGCCAGCGGGTCGCCGAGGCGCCGCCCGAGCACGAGCAGCACGGCGAACCCGGCCAGGGGAAGGGCCGGGATCAGCCAGGCGAGGTCGACGAGGTTGTCCACCGGCTACCCCCGCAGCGCCGAGAGGTCGTCGGCGGTGGCGCCGGGCCGGCGGCGAAGCAGCGTGACGATGATGCCGAGGCCGACCACGACCTCGGCCGCCGCCACCACCAGCACGAAGAAGACCACGACCTGGCCGCCGATGTCGTCGAGGCGGCTGGCGAAGGTCACGAACGTGAGGTTGACGGCGTTGAGCATGAGCTCGACGCACATGAACATCACCAGCGGGTTGCGCCGGACGAGCAGCCCGACGGCCCCGATCGAGAACAGCGCCGAGCCGAGGACGAGGTACCAGGTGTCGGTGACGTTCACCGGCCCTCCCGGCGCTCGGTCAGCTCGTCGACCCTGGCCGCGGCGGCGTCCTCCTCGGCCTCGTCGAGCACGCCGTCGACCGGGCCCCTGCGGGCCAGCACGACGGCGGCGACCACGGCGATCACCAGCAGCACGGACGTGATCTCGAAGGCGAACAGGTAGTCGGTGAAGATCGACTCGCCCAGCTGCTGGACGTTCGGCGCCTCGGCCGAGATGGCCCCGGCCGCCGACCGCTCGCCGGTCACCTCGGCGCCGACGAGGGCGAGCCCGAGGACCACGCCGAGCACGGCCAGGCCGACGACGGCGGCGGCCGGGCGCTGGCCGGCCAGCGGCTCGGTGCGGAGGTTCTCGGCCTGGTCGACGCCGAGCAGCATGATCACGAACAGGAACAGCACGACGATGGCGCCGGCGTAGACGATCACCTGCACGGCCGCCAGGAAGTGGGCGTCCTGGGCGACGAACAGCACGGCCACCCCGAACAGGGTGAGCACGAGCAGCAGCGCCGAGTGCACCGGGTTGCGGGTGGAGATCACGCCGACCGCGCCCACCAGGGCGGCGGCCGCGGCCACCACGAAGACGGCCAGCTCGACCATCAGGGCAGGCCCTGGCGGTCGGGCATGGCGCCCTGGCTGCGGGCGGCGGCGCCCCGGTAGATGCGGGCCTCGGGGTCGCCCTCGCCGGCGCCGGCCGGCTTCCGCGACGGCGTGAACCGCCCGCTCGTGTCGACCGGCTTGACCCCGTAGCCGAGCTCGCCCGACCAGGCCACCCGGTCCTTGTAGGCGGCCGACCCGTTCGGCGCCGTCGCCCTCACCCAGGCCGACCCGTGCTCGGCCTCGCCCTCCCGCCAGTCCTCCCAGGGCAGCATCTGCGGCCGGCCCTGGTCGTCCACGAGGAGCTCGTCCTTGGTGTAGATGGCGTCCTGGCGGTTGGTCCAGGAGAGCTCGAACAGCTTGGTCTCGGTGATCGCCTCGGTCGGGCAGGCCTCGACGCAGAGGTCGCAGTGGATGCAGCGGAGGTAGTTGATCTCGTAGACGTAGCCGTAGCGCTCGCCCGGCGACACCGGGTCGTCGGGCGGGTTGTCGGCGCCCCGCACGTAGATGCACCGGGCCGGGCACACGCCGGCGCACAGCTCGCAGCCGATGCACTTCTCCATGCCGTCCTCGTAGCGGTTGAGGACGTGGCGGCCGTGGAAGCGGACGGCCTTCGACCGCTTCTCCTCGGGGTACTGGTCGGTGACCACGGCGCCCGAGTCCGTGCCGTGGAACAGCTTGCGGAACGTGACGGCGAAGCCGGTGAGGTAGCCCATCAGCGCGCGTTCTCCTCGTGGGCCCGCTGGCCGGCCCGCACGGCCGACGACAGCAGGGCGTAGGCGGCGATCCCGACGGCGAGGCCGATCACCATGACGAGCGGCACGTTCCAGTCCCGGTCCTGGGCGACCCTCGTGGCCGCCAGCAGCAGCAGCCAGCCGAGCGACAGCGGGATCAGCACCTTCCAGCCGAGGTCCATGAGCTGGTCGTAGCGGAACCGGGGCAGGGTCGCCCTGAACCACACGAACACGAACAGGAACACGAGCAGCTTGGCCAGGAACCACAGGATCGGCCAGACCCAGTCGGGCCCGAACAGCAGCGGCCCGTTCGGCCCGCCGAAGAACAGGGTGACGATGATCGCCGACATCGTCACCGTGTTCATGAACTCGGCCAGGTAGAAGAGCGCGAACCGCACCGAGGAGTACTCGGTGTGGAAGCCGCCGACCAGCTCCTGTTCGGCCTCGACCAGGTCGAACGGCGGCCGGTTGAGCTCGGCCGTGGACGCGATGAGGAACACCACGAACGGCACGATGCCGGTGGCGAGCACGTTCCAGCGGGTGAAGGCGTCCTGGGAGCCGACGATGTCGTGGGTCGACAGGCTGCCGAGGATGCTGCCGCCCACCTCCTGGGTGGAGGCGAGCACGACGGTGACGACGGCGAGGCCGAGCGCCGCCTCGTAGCTCACCATCTGGGCCGAGGCCCGCACGGCGCCGAGCAGCGGGTACTTCGAGCCCGACGACCAGCCGGCCAGCATCACGCCGTAGACGGCGATCGACGACATGGCGAGGACGAGCAGGATGCCGATCGGCGGGTCGGCCACCTGGAGCACGGTCTCCTTGCCGAAGAGGCGGACCGTGCCGGTGCGGTCGCCGTTGAACACGCCGCCGATGGGCACGACCGAGAAGATCACGAACGCCGGGATGAGCGACAGGTAGGGGGCCAGGCGGAACACGGCGCGGTCGGCCCGGTCCGGCAGCAGGTCCTCCTTGAAGAACAGCTTCACGCCGTCGGCGAGGGTCTGGAGGATCCCCCACGGGCCCGCCCGGTTGGGCCCGATCCGGTTCTGCATGTCGCTGATGAGCTTGCGCTCGAACCAGATCATGAACACGACCGAGAGCAGCACGAACGTGAAGGCGGCGACGACCTTCACGAGGATGACGGCGACGTCGCCGCCGTCGAGGCCGTCGGCCAGCAGCGGGTCGCCGATCACGGCGCCACCTTTGCCGGCGCCTGCGCCTCGACCCGCACGTCGGTGACCGGGGCGGTGGCGTCGATGAGGTCGGCGGCCGACGCCCCCGGCTGGTTGAAGGGCAGGACGGCGGTCCCCTTCGGCACGCCGACGTCGGGCAGGGCGGGGACGGTGAGCGTGCCCCTCGACGAGCTGACCCGCACGCCGGCGCCGGGCTCGACCCCGAGGCGGGCGTGGTCGGCCGGGTGCAGCCGGAGGACGGCGCCGGGCGCCAGCGGGGCGAGCGACTCGGCGTGCTCGAGCATCGTCCCCTGGTCGTACAGGCGGCGGTGGACGACGAGGCGCAGCGAGTAGGCGTCGCGGGCCGGGAGCTCCGCCGGGCGGTCCGCCGGCGTCGGGTCGACCGACAGCGGCGACGGCCGGCGCCCGGACGCGTCGCCCTCGGGCGCCTCGCTGCCGGGCACGCCCCCCGGCTCCCTGGCCTCGTCGGCCTGGGTGGCCTCGGCCGACCGGACGGCCGACTCCGCGTGCCCGGCCTGGCGCTCGCCGATGTCCTGGCTGCCCTCGCCGGCCAGGGCCGCGCTGGCGGCCTCGCCCTCCTTGCCGGCGGCGGCCTCGTCGGGCGCGTTCTCGACCAGCTCGGTGGGGCCGCCCGTGACGACCGCGCCCTCGTGGTCCCGCAGGGTGAGCGCGTCGGCCACGATCGTGCCCGGCTCGAGCGGGGCGACGACGCCGTCGGTGGCCGACGGCGACGACAGCATCTCCCAGGTCATGCCGGTGTGGACGGGGCTGAGCCGCTCGATCTCCTCCCACACGCCCTGCACGGACTCGAAGCCGAGGTCGGCGCCGAGGCGGAAGGCCAGCTCGGAGGCGATCACCCAGTCAGGGCGGGCCGTGCCCGGCGGGTTCACCCGCTGGTGCAGGCGGCTGACCCGGCCCTCGATGTTGGTGGTCGTGCCCTCGGTCTCGGCCAGGCCTGAGGCGGCGAGCACCACGTCGGCCAGCCGGTTCGAGGCGTTCGGGAACGTGTCGACGGCGAGCACGAAGCCGGCCCCGGCCAGCGCCCGGCGGGCCAGGTCGCGGTCGGGGAAGTCGGTCAGCGGGTCGGCCCCGAGCAGGACGAGGGCGCCGAGGCGGCCCTCGGCGGCGGCGGTGAGGATGCCGGTGGCGTCGAGCCCGGGCTCGGCCGCCACCGTGCCCCACGCCTCCTCGAACCAGGCCCGGCCGTCCTCCAGCCGGGTGCGCCCCGGCAGCAGCCCTGGCGACAGGCCCATGTCCAGCGCGCCGTGGACGTTCCCCCGCCGCAGGGCCGGCAGGAAGCGGGCGCCCGGGAGGCCGGCGAGCACGGCGGCGGCGTCGGCCACCGAGGCCGCGCTCTCGGCGAGCGACGGGCGGCCGAGGATCACGACCACCCCGCCCTCGCCGGCGTCGGCCACCAGCTCGGCCGCCCGGCGGAGGTCCTCGGCGGCCACGCCCCCGGCGTCGCCCCGCACGGTGCCGCCGGCGAGGGCCCGGGCGACGGCGCCGACCTCGCCCGGCCGGTAGGGCAGCGAGACGGCGGCCAGGCCGGTCAGGCCGGTGCGGGCGGGGGCCAGCTCGACGACCCTCGTGCGCGACTCCTTCACGGCGTGGCGGAGGCGCAGGTACAGGACCGGCAGCTCCTCCTTCACGTCGGGGGCGAGCAGGACGACCGTCCTCGCCGCGCACGCCTCGTCGATGGTGGCCCTCGGAAGGCCGAGCACGAGGTCGGCAGGCAGGCCGTCGCCCAGCTGGGCGTCGACGTTGTCGGTGCCGAGCGCCGTGCGGGCCAGCTTCGACCAGGCGTAGGCGCCCTCGTTGGCCAGCCGGGCCCCGCCCAGCACGCCGACCCCCGCTGCGCCGGCCCGGTCGAGCGCGCCCCGCAGCCCCTCGGCCGCCCGGCTCAGCGCCTCGCCCCAGCCCGCCGGCCGCTGCCCGTCCCCGTCGGCCACGAGCGGGGCGGCCAGGCGGTCGGGCGACTGGATGGACTGGAAGCTGAACCGGCCCTTGTCGCACAGCCAGCCCCAGTTGACGGGGTCCACGTCCACGCCCTGGTAGCGCAGCACCTGGTCCCTCGACGACTCGATCGTGATCCGGCAGCCGACGGCGCACACCGTGCAGGTCGACTCGGCCGCCTCCATGTCCCAGGGCCTCGCCCGGAACCGGAACGGCGCCGCCGTCAGCGCCCCGACCGGGCAGATCTGGACGGTGTTGCCGCTGAA
Proteins encoded:
- the nuoL gene encoding NADH-quinone oxidoreductase subunit L; translated protein: MDNLVDLAWLIPALPLAGFAVLLVLGRRLGDPLAGWVATLALGASFVVTVLVVAGLLDRPGEERHVVDLAFTWLPAGGLHVDASLLLDPLSLTMALFVTGVGTLIHLYSVGYMHGDARYPAFFTYLNLFAFSMLLLVLGENLLLTFLGWEGVGACSYFLISFWFTSTANASAGKKAFVTNRVGDVGFMLAMFLVFQAVGSLSYGVLLEAAPAMAASTVTAVALLLFAGACGKSAQLPLYVWLPDAMAGPTPVSALIHAATMVTAGVYLMVRVAPLLEAAYDWVPTLIAVVGVLTALFAATIAVAQNDIKRVLAYSTISQLGYMFLAVGSGAYVAAVFHMVTHAFFKALLFLGAGSVIHGMHDEQDMRRMGGLRRFLPVTAATFIVGWLAIAGVPPFAGFWSKDEILSYAWQKSPLLWVVGLVTALLTAFYMSRQVYLVFFGDPRWQRAEGEEPAGVQGEAAAARHGDEPAQHATHGEGAHGELHPHEAPWTMAVPLVVLAGLSIVGGGLNLPFSDDTRLLERWLAPVVEEVEVHLDLSGATQVGLAAVSALAALAGIVLAAAVYLRHRADARRFEPDVLRRAWRVDELYAAFMGGPGRRLFDAAAWFDRTVVDGAVNGVATVVRGGGSALRTVQTGFVRSYALGVAAGAIVLVAVVLARVALT
- the nuoK gene encoding NADH-quinone oxidoreductase subunit NuoK encodes the protein MNVTDTWYLVLGSALFSIGAVGLLVRRNPLVMFMCVELMLNAVNLTFVTFASRLDDIGGQVVVFFVLVVAAAEVVVGLGIIVTLLRRRPGATADDLSALRG
- a CDS encoding NADH-quinone oxidoreductase subunit J, with amino-acid sequence MVELAVFVVAAAAALVGAVGVISTRNPVHSALLLVLTLFGVAVLFVAQDAHFLAAVQVIVYAGAIVVLFLFVIMLLGVDQAENLRTEPLAGQRPAAAVVGLAVLGVVLGLALVGAEVTGERSAAGAISAEAPNVQQLGESIFTDYLFAFEITSVLLVIAVVAAVVLARRGPVDGVLDEAEEDAAAARVDELTERREGR
- the nuoI gene encoding NADH-quinone oxidoreductase subunit NuoI translates to MGYLTGFAVTFRKLFHGTDSGAVVTDQYPEEKRSKAVRFHGRHVLNRYEDGMEKCIGCELCAGVCPARCIYVRGADNPPDDPVSPGERYGYVYEINYLRCIHCDLCVEACPTEAITETKLFELSWTNRQDAIYTKDELLVDDQGRPQMLPWEDWREGEAEHGSAWVRATAPNGSAAYKDRVAWSGELGYGVKPVDTSGRFTPSRKPAGAGEGDPEARIYRGAAARSQGAMPDRQGLP
- the nuoH gene encoding NADH-quinone oxidoreductase subunit NuoH; protein product: MIGDPLLADGLDGGDVAVILVKVVAAFTFVLLSVVFMIWFERKLISDMQNRIGPNRAGPWGILQTLADGVKLFFKEDLLPDRADRAVFRLAPYLSLIPAFVIFSVVPIGGVFNGDRTGTVRLFGKETVLQVADPPIGILLVLAMSSIAVYGVMLAGWSSGSKYPLLGAVRASAQMVSYEAALGLAVVTVVLASTQEVGGSILGSLSTHDIVGSQDAFTRWNVLATGIVPFVVFLIASTAELNRPPFDLVEAEQELVGGFHTEYSSVRFALFYLAEFMNTVTMSAIIVTLFFGGPNGPLLFGPDWVWPILWFLAKLLVFLFVFVWFRATLPRFRYDQLMDLGWKVLIPLSLGWLLLLAATRVAQDRDWNVPLVMVIGLAVGIAAYALLSSAVRAGQRAHEENAR
- the nuoG gene encoding NADH-quinone oxidoreductase subunit NuoG translates to MPETVTINVNGKEIEVPKGELVIDAAERHGVYIPRFCYHPRMTPVGMCRMCVVEVDTGRGPALQPACMLNVADGMKVDTRSAVTKKAQDAVLEFLLINHPLDCPVCDKGGECPLQDQTMAYGPGESRFVEEKRHFEKPIPISNLVYLDRERCILCDRCTRFAGEVAGDAFISFLERGGQTEVNTFPDHPFASYFSGNTVQICPVGALTAAPFRFRARPWDMEAAESTCTVCAVGCRITIESSRDQVLRYQGVDVDPVNWGWLCDKGRFSFQSIQSPDRLAAPLVADGDGQRPAGWGEALSRAAEGLRGALDRAGAAGVGVLGGARLANEGAYAWSKLARTALGTDNVDAQLGDGLPADLVLGLPRATIDEACAARTVVLLAPDVKEELPVLYLRLRHAVKESRTRVVELAPARTGLTGLAAVSLPYRPGEVGAVARALAGGTVRGDAGGVAAEDLRRAAELVADAGEGGVVVILGRPSLAESAASVADAAAVLAGLPGARFLPALRRGNVHGALDMGLSPGLLPGRTRLEDGRAWFEEAWGTVAAEPGLDATGILTAAAEGRLGALVLLGADPLTDFPDRDLARRALAGAGFVLAVDTFPNASNRLADVVLAASGLAETEGTTTNIEGRVSRLHQRVNPPGTARPDWVIASELAFRLGADLGFESVQGVWEEIERLSPVHTGMTWEMLSSPSATDGVVAPLEPGTIVADALTLRDHEGAVVTGGPTELVENAPDEAAAGKEGEAASAALAGEGSQDIGERQAGHAESAVRSAEATQADEAREPGGVPGSEAPEGDASGRRPSPLSVDPTPADRPAELPARDAYSLRLVVHRRLYDQGTMLEHAESLAPLAPGAVLRLHPADHARLGVEPGAGVRVSSSRGTLTVPALPDVGVPKGTAVLPFNQPGASAADLIDATAPVTDVRVEAQAPAKVAP